TTTTTCACGGTGTGGGTGATACCGCGACTGGGATGGCACCAATCGGCCACTATTTTGCGACTGCTTTTCCTGACGCGTTGGTTGTTAGCATTGGCGGACCATTCAGTACGGGATTCGGCGAAGGGCGCCAATGGTTTTCCGTGCAGGGCGTGACAGAGGAAAATCGGCTATCACGCATTGAAGCGGTGACCTCGCGCTTTGTTGAAACGGTACGGTCCTGGCAGCAAAAAAGCGGCGTGGATTTTGCCCGAACCACGCTGATTGGTTTCTCGCAGGGGAGCATCATGTCACTGGAAGCGTTAAAGTCGGAACCTAAACTGGCCGGACACATTGTGGCCTTCAGCGGACGTTTTGCGGTATTGCCCGATAATGCATTCAGCGATGTGGTCGTTCATTTGGTTCACGGCGAGGCCGATGGAGTCATTGTCGTCGATCATGCACGTGCCGCGGCGCAACGTTTTAAAACGCTGGGGACGAAGTTCACATTGGATACCGTGCCGGGTGTCGGACATGGCATCGATCAGCGCATGCTGAATCACGCATTGGCATACCTGAAATAAGCAGGTCTTTCTCTATACCGAAAGATGCTGGTCGAAAGAATCCCTAGACGCTTACTTGGGTAAGTGCCTGGGGATTTACGTCTTAATCTCTGCTGGTGCAACCCTTTTTATTTTTAGCTTATTGTCGATGCGTATTCTAATCGCGTATCAGCAATGTGTTTTTATTTTTTTAAGGCTGGATTTTTATCGGGTTATATTTTTTTTGATGATTATTTTATCCATGTTTTAAATTGTTTAATCCATATTTAAATGTCGGTTTGTCCGTGGAAATATCTTTATTTGTGCCGAAGGATAAATATTTGCCTTCTTTTTTCCGATATAACTATATCGTCCTTATGGAAAAAGAGGGTGTGACATGTTTAAACGTATTAAAGTGATTACCATCCTTATTATTGTCTTGTTTATATTAGGGATATCTCAATTTTTCACCGGCGCGTTATCGGTTCGGGCGCTGATTAACGACAAAGAGGGGTTTCTTGTTTCTCAGCGTTCTAACCAGAATGTTGCCGCATTTACCGATGCATGGATCATGATGAATCAGACGCGCATTGCTATCGGTTCCATTGTACAAAATATGATGATGGGGAATGCGGATAAGGAGGGCATGCAGGCACTCTTGCAGCAAGCGAAGTCACAGTTGGCCGCATCGGAGAACAGCTATAAACAGTACCTGTCAATTCCTAACCCTCCGGGAATGGATGAAAACCTTGCTAAAAAACTTGAGGATAGCTACAGCGCGTATCAGAAACTGCTCAATGATATTATTGATGCGCTTTCCGCAGGCCAGGCGGGATCGGCGATGAAGTTGCATAACGGGGCGACGGCACTTAATGTCACGATGCAGGACGCCTATATTGCGTGGCGCGCGGCACAAAACCAGCTATCTGACGAGGGGCTACGGAAAAATAATCTCGCCTTTGAAACGATGTTGTGGCTATTGGGCGCAACGACGGTGATCGTTGTCCTGGCGATTATTCTCAGTTGGATCGGGTTACAGCGTATTTTATTGCAACCACTACACGCATTAATGCGACATATTAGTGCCATCGCCGAGGGTGATTTGACGTTGCCTATTAGCGCTAACGGGCGTAATGAAATGAGCCAGCTTGCAGAGGGATTACGCCATATGCAACAGTCATTGATCAATACGGTGGGCCTGGTTCGCGATAGTTCACACGCTATCTATTCGGGAGCCAGTGAAATTTCGGCTGGCAGTAATGATCTGTCATCCCGTACCGAACAGCAGGCGGCATCATTGCAGGAAACTGCGGCCAGTATGGAACAATTGACGTCCACCGTGAAGCTGAATACGGACAATGCCCGACAGGCGGCCGAACTGGCAAAAAATGCTTCGGAAACGGCAGGGAAAGGTGGGGCTGTCGTGGAGAATGTGGTGAAAACCATGAACGATATCTCGGATAGCTCGCAAAAAATCGCTCACATCACCGGCGTGATTGATGGCATTGCTTTCCAAACCAATATTCTGGCGCTGAATGCGGCGGTGGAAGCGGCTCGTGCGGGAGAACAGGGGCGTGGTTTTGCTGTGGTGGCGGGTGAAGTGCGAACGCTGGCACAGCGTAGCGCACAGGCGGCAAAAGAGATCAAATCGTTGATCGACGATTCGGTCAGCCGAGTCAGTACGGGGTCGGCACAGGTTAACGAAGCGGGCGATACAATGAAAAAAATCGTCGACGCGGTGAGCCAATTGACGGATATCATGGGCGAAATCGCCTCTGCGTCGGACGAACAAAGCCGCGGTATTGATCAGGTGGGACAGGCGATCACCGAAATGGATCGCGTTACGCAACAAAATGCCACGTTGGTGGAAGAATCGGCTTCTGCCGCCGCCGCATTGGAAGAGCAGGCCAAATTTTTGCAGAACGCGGTTGAGGTGTTCAACATTAATCGGGCGACAGCGCAGGCACATCGTGTCGAGAGCGGTCCTTCTCCTGCTGCATTACCGACATCGCTATTGCCCAAACCTACGTCTGGCAGATCATCGAATGCGAATTGGGAAATGTTTTAACCGAGGTGTTGGGTTGAAACGTATAGCACAAACAAATCAATGCAGGCTGTTATGGCCTGCATTGATTTTGCTGGCAATAACCCGCTTTAAACGCGTTCGACGATCATGGAGATACCTTGACCACCGCCGATGCACAGCGTCGCTAATCCCAACGTTTTGTTATAGTTATGCAGCGCGTGTACCCGCGTGACGAGAATGCGTGCACCGCTTGCGCCGATAGGGTGACCCGCTTCAATCGCGGCAACGGCTTTCTGCTGTGATGCCAGCGCCACCCGATCTTGCTCTTCACGCGTGAGCCGATAGGGCGCGGCGCTCATGTTTTCCATCCCGCCCGTCACGCAGACCTGATTGTCACCGGATAGGATAGACTGTGCGCCCAGCACGACGGCCTTCAAATAAATAAGAACGGAAATGGCTGGCATCAATGACTTTATTATTCATTGCGTGTTTACTCTGAAAGTTATTTCTCTGAAAATGGCCGCACGATTCCCCATAGGTAAATAAATACCTGTTAATCGTGGCGGCAAATTTGTGTTATTTAGAAAATAGGGTGGGGAATATATAAATCCCACCCGTTTCTCTGTTATCGAATTAAATATTGATATCCAGTATGGCCGAACTTAATCCCTTGCCGTGCATATCCAGCGCCAGCGAGCGGGTGACACCGCCGCCGAGTGCGCCGTACATGACGAAGTTCAGTGCGCCAATGCTGGGTAACTCATAGCGAACGACATCGCCTGTTACGATATCGGCAAACCAGGATTTCACTTTTTCGGCAGTGATCTTTTCTTTCAGTACGTCGTAATCTTCCGCACGGTAGGCAATGAGCGAAATATTGGAGGTCTTGCCTTTATCGCGCTGACTGAAACGGATAATTTCACGCGCGCTGCTCAGAAAATAAATCTCTCTCAGCCTGCATTCAGTTCCCGCATGCTATTTGCCGATAGTTTTTATCTGATTTGCCAGCACTCGCACCTGCTGGCGCAGCGTGACAGTGTTGATGTCGCCGATGTAGCGCAATACCCGTTTGTCGGGTTCTGCAAAGGCACTAGCATTCGGCAATACACCGATCAGCTTATCGAGCCGGAGGGCTTTAACTACGTGCTTGAAGTGCGTTAGTTGACCACCATGATGGGGCTGGTGGCAGCAAATTATGGTGTGAGTCTTGTGACGGGGCTGACGCGGTTTCAGTTTCAGCACAAAGACATTGCGATTATTCCGTTTAGGGATTTATCACTACAGCGTGGCATCTATCTGGTGACGGATAAAGAACGCCAATTGTCGGTGTGCGCGAAAGAGTTTTATGATTTTCTTCTGGAGCGGGCGGAAAGTTTTGTTCCCGCAGCGTGAGAATCCAAACCGCCCGCAGCGCGGGACTTCGCTCGCGTGCAGGTAGTTTGGCGATGACCGATGTCAGGGCTTTTTCTGCGGCCAGTCGTCGTCTTCATTGTCCCATTTATCGTTGTTGTCACGATGCGGGGGCAATTTCGGTTTGTTGAGCAGAAAACGCGTATGGTCAACGTTGCGCAATTCTTTGATGCCGTTAATCAGCATGCCTATCAGGACAATCAGAATTATCCACCAGTAATCAGCCAGCCATGCCATGGTTACGCCTCATCAACGTTATGAATGTAACGGGTAAACAGTTGCGGCAGGTGCTGGCAGAGCCAGTGGTAGCCCGCAATATCTTCGTCTTGCCAGGCAGCAAGGATGAGATCCGGCGTAAGCTGTTCTTCCGCATACTGTGCTAATGGATAATAGCTGATATGCCAGGGTTCGGCTGCGACACCGCCGAGATCGTGTGCATAAGGCCGATAAAAACCGTATTCATGCATATGCGCACTCAGCCATGCACTCAGAGCGGTAAAATAACCGCCTTCTTCATATTCCCACGGTTCCAACTGGAGCGAGCTGCCTGCGGGTAATAAATCAGGATCGTAAATATCCAGATCGCTGCCCCAGTGGTGACGACTGGAACCGGGCATCGCAGACCAGCGCAGAATTGCCTCACAGCGTGCACTTTCGTCCAGAGATAACACGTCCAGCGGCTGGCTGTTGGCATCCATGACGGGACGTTCGCCGCGAAATTTGCCATTCCAGATCTGGCGCTGGCGCTCGAAATCACGAAACGTACTGGCAGGCTGTAGGTTAAACCCTGCCGCTTTGGCCGCCTGCTGTAGCGCCCGAAACGCGGTTACCGCCTCTGGCTGAAGACGATGGCGACCATGTAAAGCGACTAAATGCTGGTCGCTTTTACCGGTTAACATAGCTGGCGTCATCATGCGATGAGCTGCTCCATAATGCGCTGGTACATCCGGCTCAGCAGTTGCAGATCTGCTGCGCTGACGCATTCGTCCACTTTATGGATTGTGGCGTTGACGGGGCCTAGCTCAACCACCTGTGCGCCCATGCGGGCAATGAATCGTCCATCGGAGGTGCCACCATTGGTCAGAAGTTCTGGTGTAACTTCATTGTAATGTCCGACGGCATTCACCACGGCATCGACCAGTTCGCCGCGAGCGGTCAGGAATGGCTGGCCGGAGAGCTTCCAGTCGATGGTGTAATTAAGCTGGTGGCGATCCAGTAATTCTGCGACGCGTTGCTGGATTAACACATCGGTTAATTCGGTGCTGAAGCGGAAATTAAACTGTACAAACAGCTCACCGGGGATGACGTTATTACTCCCCGTACCCGCCTGAATATTGGCTATTTGCATGGTGGTTGGCGGGAAGAATTCGTTGCCCTGATCCCACTCGGTAGCGATCAGTTCGTTGAGTGCCGGTGCTGCGCGGTGAACGGGGTTGTCTGCCAGATGAGGATAGGCAACGTGCCCTTGTACGCCGTGTACGCGCAAATTCGCGGTGATAGAACCCCGACGGCCGTTTTTGACGACATCGCCCACGGCATGCGTACTGGACGGCTCGCCGACCAGACAATAGTCCAATCGTTCGTTGCGCGCCATCAGCGCCTCAACCACTTTTACCGTGCCGTTAACGGCGCTGGCTTCTTCGTCCGACGTAATCAGGAACGCGAGACGCCCTTGATGATTCGGGTGGGCGGCGACAAAGCGCTCGGCGGCAATCACCATCGCGGCCAGTGAACCTTTCATGTCTGCCGCGCCGCGGCCGTACAGCATGCCGTCACGAATGATGGGCTCAAACGGCGGGTGCTGCCAGTGGGTTTCATCGCCGCTGGGAACCACATCGGTGTGTCCGGCAAAGGCCAGCGTTTTTCCCGCGCCGCGCCATGCCCAGAAATTTTGGGTATCGCCAAAATCCATCGCTTCGACGGTAAAGCCGATCGCCGTCAGGCGTTCAATCATGAGTGCCTGGCAGCCCTCGTCATTTGGGCTGAGGGAAGGGCGTTTAATTAACTGTTGAGCGAGTTCTATGACTGGGCAAGACACGTTATTTGTTCTCCGCAATAAATTTCTGATAGCTGTCGATACTGAATCCAAGTAGTGCATTGCCGTCATCGGCAATCAGCAACGGTCGTTTAATCACTGCTGGCTGTTCCAGCATCAGATTTTTAGCAGCCTCTGCGCTGTCGCGGGTATCGCTGTTGATCCGTTCACGCTGTTCTTCGCTGAGCTTACGCCAGGTCGTCCCGCGTGTGTTGAGTAAGGCCTGAAACCCCAGTTGATCGATAAAACGCTGTAGCAGTGGTTCATCCAGACCGTCGGCACGGTAATCATGAAAGTGGAACGCTACCTGTTGATCCTCCAGCCAGCGGCGCGCTTTCTTTATAGTGTCACAGTTTTTGATGCCGTATAGGGTTAGCGCCATAGGGGTAAAATCCTTTCTGCTTATTAGGTTGCATGACGATTGCTGTACTGGACAGCGCGGCTTGGTGGAGCCTAATCGTGCGATAGCCCAGCATGCCGAAAAAAGGCGGGGAGATCTACTGTGAACTGTGTAGCAGAAATAGGCGGTAGTACGCTTTTTATACTTTCATAACACTTTTACCTGATTAAAAAGTGTGCGTATAATGCGTCGCCGTTAATCACCAAGAGGTTCGCATGGTAGAAGTAGAAGTGAGTACTTGGAAAGATTTTATTGAAGCAATGTTACGCAAATAATAACAAGAAGTACCGATAATCATTGCATACCAGGAATAAAATCATATGAAGAAGCAGTATTGAGTCTCTCAATGCTGCTTTTTTTCTATGTGAAAAGAGGAAACCTGAGTAAATAAAAGAGGGTATTATTAATTTTCTTATGAATTCTATTTTCTTTTTTTAATTCATATTGATAGTTCGTTAAGCGCAAATTTCGCGGCGGAAATTGCGTGAAGCTTGCTGGTATCAAAAAGAGGAACTTTCGCATCCTGAGCGCTGATTAACAGTGGGATCTCTGTACAGCCAAGAATGATACCTTCTGCGCCTTGCTGTTCGAGTTGCTGGATAATGTCCCGATACACCAGCCTTGATGCGTCATTAATGTTCCCCAGACACAGCTCGTCGTAAATGATGCGGCTAACAGCTTCTTTCCCCACGGGGTCGGGAACAATTACGTCTACGCCAAACCGTTCCTGAATGCGCTGACGATAAAAGTCTTGTTCCATCGTGTAGCGGGTTCCCAGTAAACCCACTTTCTTTACTCCGTGCTGTTTCAGGCTGGCGCCAGTGGCATCGGCAATATGTAGAAGAGGGCGCTGGCAGGCGCGTTCAACGTCATCAGCGACCTTATGCATGGTGTTGGTACAGATGACGATAGCGTCTGCCCCCGCTTGACGTAATCCTATGGCGATATTACCCAGCACGGTAGCGGCCTGCGACCAATCACCCTGTGACTGCAATTGTTCTATCTCGTGAAAATCGACACTGTGAAGGATGATCTTGGCGGAGTGTAGGCCACCCAGTTGGTTTTTCACATATTCGTTAATCATGCGATAATACGGGATAGTGGATTCCCAACTCATACCCCCAATCAAACCCAGCGTTTTACTTACCATCGCGTCTCCCTTCGATATCATAAAAAGTAATGAATCGGCCAGAACTGAACTCTCCGCGTTCTGCATTGGATTAAAATAGGGCAACCGGATTATCCGGTATACATTTTTAGCGATTTTTATCACTTTTTATCCAACTTCAACTGGACAAAAGGTCAATCTATTGTTGTACTGTACCTGACACAGATTTTGTGTCTTTCATTCATGTAAAGGTAAGTTTGATGTCTAAGATTAAAGGTAGTGTTAAGTGGTTTAATGAGTCCAAGGGCTTCGGTTTCATTACTCCAGAAGATGGTAGCAAAGACGTGTTCGTACACTTCTCTGCCATCCAGAGCAATGGTTTCAAAACTCTGGCTGAAGGTCAGCGTGTAGAGTTCGAAATCACTGACGGTGCCAAAGGTCCTTCTGCTGCTAACGTTAACGCTATTTAATTATACCGATTTCGTGAAAAACCCGCCGATGGCGGGTTTTTTTTTATTTGTGCGCCGGGCATGGCGCGTAGCGCCTTGACGGGCGCTGTCCGTTGACTGTAGTGGTCAAGGGGCGACTTGGCGGTGAAAGTCCTCTACACACCCGGCAAGGGGAAGTGTTAGCCGAACGGCAAGGGTGCCCACCGCGAGGTGGGATCTGAAGGAAGCTGAAGGCAAAATGCTGGCCTGACGAACAGGAAGCAGTTTAGGCGGCACAGCGGGGTAAGGTGGCAAATATCATCAAAGCCCAATACTTGCACAGAACGCTGTGACGTAAAGCTGACAGGCATAAGCAGGAAGGTCGCGCGAATTACCCCGGGAGGGCTGCACGTTTGCTTCAGGGCTACCGAGCGTCGAGAGGCGACGGGATGAACGTGCAGCAGTCAGCCGAAGCCGTAGTAGTGCTGCATAACTGGCAGCATGAAGGGCTGAACATGATTAACCGTGATTAGGACACCGATACTCGATGGGAATTAATGAGGCACAAGCGCAGAGCACTGCGGCCAGCGGCAGAGGAGACGGACAGTATCCGTCAGTGCTGCATGAGGGTGCTGAAATCCCCACGGCGGTCGGTGGGCAAACGAAAGCGGAAATGCCGTTGACGATGGAAACGGTGATAACGAGAGAGAACCTGATGCTGGCCTATCAGCGCGTGGTGGAAAACAACGGCGCGGCAGGGGTAGATAACCTGAAAGTGACGGAGTTGAAGCCGTGGCTGAAACAGAACTGGGCGAGTATCAGGCAGGCATTGATTACGGGCGCCTACCAGCCGCAGGCGATACGCAGAGTGGATATCCCAAAGCCGGACGGCGGCGTGAGAACCCTGGGTATCCCGACGGTAGTGGACAGGCTTATCCAGCAGGCGATAGCACAACAACTCAGTCCGGTCGTGGAGCCGCACTTCTGCGAATCGAGTTACGGGTTCAGAAGTAACCGCAATGCGTGGCAGGCAGTGCAACAGGCACAGCGCTACATACAAAGCGGGAAACGCTGGGTGGTCGATCTGGATCTGGAAAAGTTCTTTGACCGGGTGGATCATGACATTTTGATGTCACGTCTGGCGAGGCTGTCAGGGATAAACGGCTGTTGAAACTGATACGTCGCTACCTTGAAGCGGAAATGACGAACGGGTGCGAGACAGAGAAGCGAGGTAAGGGAATGCCGCAGGGCGGACCGTTGTCGCCGCTACTGTCGAACATTCTGCTGGATGAACTGGATAAAGAACTGGAGCGTCGAGGTCACAGCTTCTGTCGCTATGCGGATGACTGCAACATTTACGTGAGCAGTCGCAAAGCAGGCGAGCATATCTTTAGGGCAATCAGGGTGTACCTGAGAGACATACTGAAGCTAAAGGTCAATGAGCAGAAGAGTGCGGTGGCGCGACCGTGGGAGCGTAAGTTCCTGGGATACAGCGTGACACGGCACAAACAGACCCGACTGAAGATCGCAGGGAGCAGTGTCGAGAGGCTGAAGGAGAAGATCCGTAGCCTGACGACAGGGCACGCGACGAAATCAGTGAAAGGCGTAATCAATGAACTCACACCGATACTGCGAGGCTGGATGAGCTACTTCAGATACACGGAAGTAAAAGGAGTTCTGGAGAAGATTGACGGCTGGGTCAGGCGTAAACTGCGCAGTCTACTGTGGCGGCAATGGAAACGAACGTATACGCGAGCCCGAATGCTAATGCGAGCGGGCTTGTGTGAAAAGCGAGCGTGGAGGTCGGCGAGTAACCAGCGAGGAGCGTGGTGGAACGCGGGGTCGAGTCACATGAATGATGCGATAAAGACGGCGCAGTTCAGACGACTCGGCTTGATATCACTAGTGGAGCAGCAACGGCAGTTCCAGAGTTAACATGAACCGCCGTATGCGGAACCGCACGTACGGTGGTGTGAGAGGACGGCGGGAGTAATCTCGCCTCCTACTCGATTCCACGTCATGTCAATGTGTTGTCACCCACGTGACTAATGCAAACGCCAGTGCAGTCATAAGCAATGAACCCACCAGATTCAACAGTATGTGCAACCCCGCCGCAGCCACTTGTCCGCTTTGCAGGAACATGACAACCTCTGCCGAAAAAGTAGAAAATGTCGTTAGGCCGCCGCATAGCCCGGTGGTGATCAATATTTTCCAGTCCTGATCGAGATGAGGATGGCGCAGGAAGTAGGCTAACGCGCCGCCAATAACAAAAGCACCAATCAGGTTGGCAAGCAGTGTGCCCAAAGGTAGCGCCGGGTACAGATTGTTAAACTTCACTCCCAACTGCCAGCGTGCGACGCTACCGACCCCACCACCAATAAATACCGCGAGTAATGTACTAAACATAGAAACCTTTTTTGGATTGCTTTTACCTAGATTGTTTTTGCAATCTCGAAGAGCGTTGGGCAGGGGGCTACGCCCTCTCTGCGAGATGGCCGTAGACATCATTAGCCGACTGGCGGTTGTACCCTGTGCGTTAGGATGCCAGCATTTTGGCTGCGCGAGGGTAGGGAGGAATGTCATCTCCGCGTAGTGGGGAAAGTGTACGCCGTCAGAAAATTTTTTTGTAGTGATGCTGAGGTGAAAGTTGTAAAGCAATCTGAATACGTGTGAAAGCGCTTTTGCCGCGTCTTACTTTGTTACAGATGGAGATTGTGTCCTGCTGCGTAAGGTTTTAGATAGAGGACATAAGGTACAACGTGTTTTCTCAACAAAAATCGTTCTCGTTTGCTGGCGTTTCCAGCCTCTGTAATCAGGTAGGTTTGTATGGAAGGTATCAGTATTGCCAAACTGTTGGTGATTGGCGCATTAATCATTCTGCTGTTCGGTACGAATAAACTTCGTAGCTTAGGCGGTGATTTGGGCGCGGCGATTAAAGGCTTCAAAAAGGCGATGAATGACGATCAGCCTGCGAAGGCGGATGATACGACCGCGCTGAATGATTCGTCTCGTAAAGAATCCTGATGGCACACCACACAAAAAAACGGACGGCAATGGCCGTCCGTTTTCTATTCCACACAAAAAATATGTAAAAAACTATGAGCGCTTATTTTACTTCGATGCCTTTTGCCTGTAAGTCAGCATGGTAAGACGAGCGAACAAACGGGCCGCAGGCCGCATGGGTAAAGCCCATCGCCATCGCTTCGGCTTTCATCTCATCGAACTCATCCGGGCTAACGT
The window above is part of the Pectobacterium araliae genome. Proteins encoded here:
- the ypfH gene encoding esterase, with the protein product MDQEYVVVQNPIAPQRLFLLFHGVGDTATGMAPIGHYFATAFPDALVVSIGGPFSTGFGEGRQWFSVQGVTEENRLSRIEAVTSRFVETVRSWQQKSGVDFARTTLIGFSQGSIMSLEALKSEPKLAGHIVAFSGRFAVLPDNAFSDVVVHLVHGEADGVIVVDHARAAAQRFKTLGTKFTLDTVPGVGHGIDQRMLNHALAYLK
- a CDS encoding methyl-accepting chemotaxis protein, which gives rise to MFKRIKVITILIIVLFILGISQFFTGALSVRALINDKEGFLVSQRSNQNVAAFTDAWIMMNQTRIAIGSIVQNMMMGNADKEGMQALLQQAKSQLAASENSYKQYLSIPNPPGMDENLAKKLEDSYSAYQKLLNDIIDALSAGQAGSAMKLHNGATALNVTMQDAYIAWRAAQNQLSDEGLRKNNLAFETMLWLLGATTVIVVLAIILSWIGLQRILLQPLHALMRHISAIAEGDLTLPISANGRNEMSQLAEGLRHMQQSLINTVGLVRDSSHAIYSGASEISAGSNDLSSRTEQQAASLQETAASMEQLTSTVKLNTDNARQAAELAKNASETAGKGGAVVENVVKTMNDISDSSQKIAHITGVIDGIAFQTNILALNAAVEAARAGEQGRGFAVVAGEVRTLAQRSAQAAKEIKSLIDDSVSRVSTGSAQVNEAGDTMKKIVDAVSQLTDIMGEIASASDEQSRGIDQVGQAITEMDRVTQQNATLVEESASAAAALEEQAKFLQNAVEVFNINRATAQAHRVESGPSPAALPTSLLPKPTSGRSSNANWEMF
- a CDS encoding AtuA-related protein, whose protein sequence is MREIYFLSSAREIIRFSQRDKGKTSNISLIAYRAEDYDVLKEKITAEKVKSWFADIVTGDVVRYELPSIGALNFVMYGALGGGVTRSLALDMHGKGLSSAILDINI
- a CDS encoding YpfN family protein; translated protein: MAWLADYWWIILIVLIGMLINGIKELRNVDHTRFLLNKPKLPPHRDNNDKWDNEDDDWPQKKP
- a CDS encoding M15 family metallopeptidase encodes the protein MMTPAMLTGKSDQHLVALHGRHRLQPEAVTAFRALQQAAKAAGFNLQPASTFRDFERQRQIWNGKFRGERPVMDANSQPLDVLSLDESARCEAILRWSAMPGSSRHHWGSDLDIYDPDLLPAGSSLQLEPWEYEEGGYFTALSAWLSAHMHEYGFYRPYAHDLGGVAAEPWHISYYPLAQYAEEQLTPDLILAAWQDEDIAGYHWLCQHLPQLFTRYIHNVDEA
- the dapE gene encoding succinyl-diaminopimelate desuccinylase, which produces MSCPVIELAQQLIKRPSLSPNDEGCQALMIERLTAIGFTVEAMDFGDTQNFWAWRGAGKTLAFAGHTDVVPSGDETHWQHPPFEPIIRDGMLYGRGAADMKGSLAAMVIAAERFVAAHPNHQGRLAFLITSDEEASAVNGTVKVVEALMARNERLDYCLVGEPSSTHAVGDVVKNGRRGSITANLRVHGVQGHVAYPHLADNPVHRAAPALNELIATEWDQGNEFFPPTTMQIANIQAGTGSNNVIPGELFVQFNFRFSTELTDVLIQQRVAELLDRHQLNYTIDWKLSGQPFLTARGELVDAVVNAVGHYNEVTPELLTNGGTSDGRFIARMGAQVVELGPVNATIHKVDECVSAADLQLLSRMYQRIMEQLIA
- a CDS encoding ArsC family reductase; its protein translation is MALTLYGIKNCDTIKKARRWLEDQQVAFHFHDYRADGLDEPLLQRFIDQLGFQALLNTRGTTWRKLSEEQRERINSDTRDSAEAAKNLMLEQPAVIKRPLLIADDGNALLGFSIDSYQKFIAENK
- the ypfM gene encoding protein YpfM yields the protein MVEVEVSTWKDFIEAMLRK
- a CDS encoding aspartate/glutamate racemase family protein — its product is MVSKTLGLIGGMSWESTIPYYRMINEYVKNQLGGLHSAKIILHSVDFHEIEQLQSQGDWSQAATVLGNIAIGLRQAGADAIVICTNTMHKVADDVERACQRPLLHIADATGASLKQHGVKKVGLLGTRYTMEQDFYRQRIQERFGVDVIVPDPVGKEAVSRIIYDELCLGNINDASRLVYRDIIQQLEQQGAEGIILGCTEIPLLISAQDAKVPLFDTSKLHAISAAKFALNELSI
- the cspE gene encoding transcription antiterminator/RNA stability regulator CspE, translated to MSKIKGSVKWFNESKGFGFITPEDGSKDVFVHFSAIQSNGFKTLAEGQRVEFEITDGAKGPSAANVNAI
- a CDS encoding reverse transcriptase domain-containing protein, whose product is MGINEAQAQSTAASGRGDGQYPSVLHEGAEIPTAVGGQTKAEMPLTMETVITRENLMLAYQRVVENNGAAGVDNLKVTELKPWLKQNWASIRQALITGAYQPQAIRRVDIPKPDGGVRTLGIPTVVDRLIQQAIAQQLSPVVEPHFCESSYGFRSNRNAWQAVQQAQRYIQSGKRWVVDLDLEKFFDRVDHDILMSRLARLSGINGC
- a CDS encoding group II intron maturase-specific domain-containing protein, with the translated sequence MKLIRRYLEAEMTNGCETEKRGKGMPQGGPLSPLLSNILLDELDKELERRGHSFCRYADDCNIYVSSRKAGEHIFRAIRVYLRDILKLKVNEQKSAVARPWERKFLGYSVTRHKQTRLKIAGSSVERLKEKIRSLTTGHATKSVKGVINELTPILRGWMSYFRYTEVKGVLEKIDGWVRRKLRSLLWRQWKRTYTRARMLMRAGLCEKRAWRSASNQRGAWWNAGSSHMNDAIKTAQFRRLGLISLVEQQRQFQS
- the crcB gene encoding fluoride efflux transporter CrcB, which translates into the protein MFSTLLAVFIGGGVGSVARWQLGVKFNNLYPALPLGTLLANLIGAFVIGGALAYFLRHPHLDQDWKILITTGLCGGLTTFSTFSAEVVMFLQSGQVAAAGLHILLNLVGSLLMTALAFALVTWVTTH
- the tatA gene encoding Sec-independent protein translocase subunit TatA; the encoded protein is MEGISIAKLLVIGALIILLFGTNKLRSLGGDLGAAIKGFKKAMNDDQPAKADDTTALNDSSRKES